A part of Aegilops tauschii subsp. strangulata cultivar AL8/78 chromosome 2, Aet v6.0, whole genome shotgun sequence genomic DNA contains:
- the LOC120974058 gene encoding uncharacterized protein: MAALSSSKDKFFERVINSYLSEVMKHPQTIEMHEGVLYIRDVQGPKRMETVEARLEAMEQEVFKCKGMVECGLNANHLMITDFTHDHKVDGRSMKDIVFTLNEQINFVQSQIYDLQNQVFEYEARFKV; the protein is encoded by the exons ATGGCCGCTCtgagctcctccaaggacaagttctttgaAAGGGTAATCAACTCCTACTTGTCGGAGGTGATGAAGCACCCTCAAACCAtcgagatgcatgagggggtgctctACATCCGAGATGTTCAAGGGCCCAAGAGGATGGAAACCGTGGAGGCCAGGCTCGAAGCCATGGAGCAGGAGGTCTTCAAGTGCAAGGGTATGGTGGAGtgtggactcaatgccaatcacctcatgattaCGGATTTCACCCATGATCACAAGGTGGATGGCCGatccatgaaggacatcgtcttcaccctcaacgagcaaatcaattTCGTGCAAAGCCAAATCTATGATCTCCAAAatcaagtctttgaatatgaggcaagatttaaag tgtaa